From a single Porites lutea chromosome 10, jaPorLute2.1, whole genome shotgun sequence genomic region:
- the LOC140949805 gene encoding fibronectin type-III domain-containing protein 3A-like isoform X1, with translation MSAELKKMPSQEVTEGSKIELRTSSGTVICLNFSEKDQVLPKIVRLVDPDTDHSVVFRSEDGVYQELDSDCASNLQELQHWYHCHHCNCGDSANEHPQLNGSDVRKGDERLEKQREKLQKKLRERKASSKDDENCNGHCHQIIQLPIHGLKQYVRVNSASMNGENKTDSSKSDTTLETKPATNGKDMSEELKIHKAPEIDVLNCTTVKVSWSGQVNNNSHLTGCNFDLQMFSKTSPYHSIYSGTDKEFTIKDLKPGTQYKFRVQAEKDDEKGEFSPEVTCDMPCSVPSTPAQPYLGNKTKTSFTIKWTTPSDNGSPITLYRLEWNKGEKGGAYTEVYCGPQRQFKLSHKLPPATPCSFRLQAVNGIGASKFSKELKCVSSAGVPSAPEPPKMDKAGVNSINLSWSKPESKGAEITEYLVEMEDDSTGYGFRVVYRGIENYCVIEKLQRNTFYKFRLLASNSQGKSKWSDTAIFGTHPEKPGPPSDLVLVGKVRTSGFTVSWDPPSDTGGSDITTHVLQADVGKGGEFKEVYRGLECEHTFSGLSPGHLYRIRAAAVSDGGTSEWCKVMKVRTLPVIPGQANPPVLSKAHKPQPNTLDLRWDPPDYDGGAAISGYVLEMENPGTKEFREIHHLMDNVCTVRGLLPGKTYSFRVKALNDAGVGKVSVVSHITTAPGPPDSPREPDTVCRSAAAINVSWESPAENGTPVTGYSLEWMEDETFVELYSGPDKSCEVRKGVSPASFYYFRVKALSAAGPSPWSAVSTCQTPPASPSVVTSIKIVQQSSSHVRLCWRHPGNNGAVITSYNIEVAGCKNISFDVVAGSEEETPAVQEYDITDLQPNTLYRIRVQAVNKIGCGPFSSTVFASTGDLPPPAPLLELATASYQSLKLRWTSRNTGSKTGVAGVTYTLQMLDKNGSFSTVFNGATTSHKVGKLQERTEYQFRIQASNEAGPGSFSDTVSFVTTAQPPNTVKTLVADASTPSSISLRWDPVQVVKRGESVEYLLQSQCGGKDQDFVQIYQGPNTKFEYNSIPASSEVRFRVCAVRMMNGGDQSPIPVKGVFSSVTSARSFTVRKKKISESSAADSDQEPEVKETIRISLTDKQWAVIFFSGFSLLAIAVVLLLPSLFGVSD, from the exons ATGTCGGCAGAGCTGAAGAAAATGCCCTCGCAAGAAGTAACAGAGGGAAGCAAAATCGAACTCAGAACGTCTTCTGGGACGGTCATTTGCCTAAACTTTTCAGAGAAGGACCAAGTCTTACCGAAAATTGTTCGCCTTGTCGACCCAGATACCGATCACTCTGTAGTTTTTCGCTCGGAAGACGGGGTCTACCAGGAGCTGGATTCAGACTGTGCTTCAAATTTACAAGAACTTCAACATTGGTACCATTGCCACCATTGTAACTGTGGTGATTCAGCGAATGAACATCCTCAACTCAACGGTTCCGACGTTCGCAAAGGAGATGAACGACTTGAAAAACAGCGCGAAAAACTTCAGAAGAAATTAAGGGAGAGAAAAGCAAGTAGTAAAGACGACGAAAACTGTAATGGCCATTGCCATCAGATCATCCAATTACCAATTCACGGGCTTAAACAGTATGTGCGGGTTAATTCAGCCAGTATGAATGGAGAAAACAAGACTGACTCTTCTAAAAGCG ACACGACGTTGGAGACGAAGCCTGCAACAAATG GTAAAGATATGTCTGAAGAGTTAAAAATACACAAGGCTCCCGAG ATTGATGTGTTAAACTGTACCACAGTGAAAGTGTCATGGAGTGGACAAGTTAATAACAACAGTCATCTCACAGGATGCAACTTTGATCTGCAAATGTTCTCCAAAACATCACCTTATCATTCAATTTATAG TGGCACAGATAAAGAGTTTACCATTAAAGACCTCAAACCAGGGACACAGTATAAGTTTAG agTCCAAGCTGAGAAAGATGATGAAAAAGGGGAGTTTTCACCGGAGGTCACTTGTGATATGCCCTGCTCTGTGCCATCAACACCTGCACAGCCTTACcttgggaataaaacaaaaaccagTTTCACTATTAAGTGGACA ACCCCATCAGATAATGGATCACCAATCACACTCTACAGGCTGGAGTGGAACAAAGGTGAAAAGGGAGGTGCTTACACAGAAGTGTATTGTGGACCCCAGCGACAGTTTAAACTTTCTCACAAGCTTCCCCCGGCAACACCATGCTCATTCAGATTACAAGCTGTGAATGGCATTGGAGCAAG TAAGTTCAGCAAGGAGTTAAAGTGTGTATCCAGTGCAGGGGTGCCATCGGCACCTGAGCCTCCTAAGATGGACAAAGCAGGTGTTAACTCCATTAACTTGTCATGGAGTAAGCCAGAATCAAAAGGAG CTGAGATAACTGAGTATTTGGTGGAAATGGAAGATGACTCTACG GGTTATGGTTTCCGTGTAGTATATCGAGGAATAGAAAATTACTGTGTCATAGAAAAGCTGCAGAGAAATACTTTTTACAAATTTAGG CTTCTGGCTTCTAACTCGCAAGGAAAAAGCAAGTGGAGTGATACTGCTATATTTGGTACACATCCTGAAAAGCCAG GTCCACCATCTGATCTTGTTCTTGTAGGCAAAGTCCGAACGTCAGGGTTCACTGTCTCATGGG ACCCGCCATCAGACACAGGAGGTTCTGATATCACCACTCATGTGTTACAAGCAGATGTTGGAAAAG GAGGAGAGTTTAAAGAGGTGTACAGAGGGCTAGAATGTGAACATACCTTTAGTGGATTGTCCCCTGGACACCTGTATAGGATTCGTGCTGCAGCAGTTAGTGATGGGGGCACAAGTGAG TGGTGTAAGGTTATGAAAGTGAGAACATTACCAGTGATTCCTGGACAAGCAAACCCACCAGTGCTCTCCAAAGCTCACAAGCCTCAACCTAACACTCTGGATCTCCGCTGGG ATCCACCTGACTATGATGGAGGTGCTGCAATATCTGGCTATGTCCTTGAAATGGAGAATCCAGGAACAAAAG AGTTTAGAGAAATTCACCATCTTATGGACAATGTTTGTACAGTGCGTGGTCTTCTTCCTGGCAAAACATACTCATTTAGAGTAAAAGCATTAAATGACGCTGGG GTGGGCAAAGTATCAGTTGTGTCCCACATCACTACTGCCCCAGGCCCCCCTGATTCAccaagagagcctgatacagtCTGCCGCTCAGCTGCTGCAATCAATGTTTCTTGGGAG TCCCCAGCAGAAAATGGCACGCCTGTAACAGGCTATAGTTTAGAGTGGATGGAGGATGAAACCTTTGTTGAG CTCTATAGCGGACCAGACAAAAGCTGTGAAGTTCGTAAAGGAGTTAGCCCAGCCAGCTTTTATTACTTCAGAGTTAAG GCCCTCAGTGCAGCTGGCCCTAGTCCCTGGAGTGCAGTCAGTACTTGTCAAACACCACCTGCCTCTCCTTCTGTTGTAACATCTATCAAAATT GTACAACAGTCTTCCTCTCATGTGCGCCTGTGCTGGAGACATCCTGGGAACAATGGTGCTGTTATTACGTCATACAATATAGAGGTGGCAGGTTGTAAGAATATCAGCTTTGATGTGGTGGCAGGTTCAGAAGAAGAGACTCCTGCTGTTCAGGAGTATGACATCACTGATCTTCAGCCCAACACTTTGTACAG AATTCGTGTCCAAGCAGTAAACAAAATTGGCTGTGGTCCATTCAG CTCTACCGTGTTTGCTTCAACTGGTGACCTCCCTCCACCAGCTCCGCTGTTAGAACTCGCCACTGCTTCTTATCAGAGTCTGAAATTGAGGTGGACGTCACGCAATACGGGCAGCAAGACGGGTGTAGCTGGCGTGACATACACTCTGCAGATGTTGGACAAAAATGGCAG TTTCTCTACTGTGTTTAACGGTGCAACGACGTCACACAAAGTTGGAAAACTACAGGAGAGGACTGAGTACCAGTTCCGTATCCAAGCGAGTAACGAGGCGGGACCTGGGTCCTTTTCTGATACCGTGTCCTTTGTAACTACTGCGCAGCCTCCAAATACTGTGAAAA CGCTTGTGGCAGATGCTTCGACACCTTCCTCGATTTCGCTTCGCTGGGATCCTGTACAAGTTGTCAAAAGAGGAGAAAGCGTTGAATATTTATTACAAAGTCAGTGCGGTGGAAAAGATCAAGATTTTGTTCAG ATTTATCAAGGACCGAACACAAAATTCGAGTACAACTCGATCCCAGCCTCCTCTGAAGTTCGCTTCCGAGTTTGCGCAGTACGAATGATGAATGGTGGAGACCAATCCCCTATCCCCGTCAAGGGTGTCTTCTCATCTGTGACGTCAGCAAGGAGCTTTACTGtccgaaaaaagaaaatttcggAGAGCAGCGCAGCCGACAGTGACCAAGAACCGGAAGTAAAGGAGACCATCAGAATATCCTTAACAGACAAACAGTGGGCAGTAATCTTCTTTAGTGGTTTCTCTCTGTTGGCAATCGCTGTAGTCCTGTTACTACCTTCTTTGTTTGGAGTCTCAGACTAG
- the LOC140949805 gene encoding fibronectin type-III domain-containing protein 3A-like isoform X2, whose amino-acid sequence MSAELKKMPSQEVTEGSKIELRTSSGTVICLNFSEKDQVLPKIVRLVDPDTDHSVVFRSEDGVYQELDSDCASNLQELQHWYHCHHCNCGDSANEHPQLNGSDVRKGDERLEKQREKLQKKLRERKASSKDDENCNGHCHQIIQLPIHGLKQYVRVNSASMNGENKTDSSKSDTTLETKPATNGKDMSEELKIHKAPEIDVLNCTTVKVSWSGQVNNNSHLTGCNFDLQMFSKTSPYHSIYSGTDKEFTIKDLKPGTQYKFRVQAEKDDEKGEFSPEVTCDMPCSVPSTPAQPYLGNKTKTSFTIKWTTPSDNGSPITLYRLEWNKGEKGGAYTEVYCGPQRQFKLSHKLPPATPCSFRLQAVNGIGASKFSKELKCVSSAGVPSAPEPPKMDKAGVNSINLSWSKPESKGAEITEYLVEMEDDSTGYGFRVVYRGIENYCVIEKLQRNTFYKFRLLASNSQGKSKWSDTAIFGTHPEKPGPPSDLVLVGKVRTSGFTVSWDPPSDTGGSDITTHVLQADVGKGGEFKEVYRGLECEHTFSGLSPGHLYRIRAAAVSDGGTSEWCKVMKVRTLPVIPGQANPPVLSKAHKPQPNTLDLRWDPPDYDGGAAISGYVLEMENPGTKEFREIHHLMDNVCTVRGLLPGKTYSFRVKALNDAGVGKVSVVSHITTAPGPPDSPREPDTVCRSAAAINVSWESPAENGTPVTGYSLEWMEDETFVELYSGPDKSCEVRKGVSPASFYYFRVKALSAAGPSPWSAVSTCQTPPASPSVVTSIKIVQQSSSHVRLCWRHPGNNGAVITSYNIEVAGCKNISFDVVAGSEEETPAVQEYDITDLQPNTLYSSTVFASTGDLPPPAPLLELATASYQSLKLRWTSRNTGSKTGVAGVTYTLQMLDKNGSFSTVFNGATTSHKVGKLQERTEYQFRIQASNEAGPGSFSDTVSFVTTAQPPNTVKTLVADASTPSSISLRWDPVQVVKRGESVEYLLQSQCGGKDQDFVQIYQGPNTKFEYNSIPASSEVRFRVCAVRMMNGGDQSPIPVKGVFSSVTSARSFTVRKKKISESSAADSDQEPEVKETIRISLTDKQWAVIFFSGFSLLAIAVVLLLPSLFGVSD is encoded by the exons ATGTCGGCAGAGCTGAAGAAAATGCCCTCGCAAGAAGTAACAGAGGGAAGCAAAATCGAACTCAGAACGTCTTCTGGGACGGTCATTTGCCTAAACTTTTCAGAGAAGGACCAAGTCTTACCGAAAATTGTTCGCCTTGTCGACCCAGATACCGATCACTCTGTAGTTTTTCGCTCGGAAGACGGGGTCTACCAGGAGCTGGATTCAGACTGTGCTTCAAATTTACAAGAACTTCAACATTGGTACCATTGCCACCATTGTAACTGTGGTGATTCAGCGAATGAACATCCTCAACTCAACGGTTCCGACGTTCGCAAAGGAGATGAACGACTTGAAAAACAGCGCGAAAAACTTCAGAAGAAATTAAGGGAGAGAAAAGCAAGTAGTAAAGACGACGAAAACTGTAATGGCCATTGCCATCAGATCATCCAATTACCAATTCACGGGCTTAAACAGTATGTGCGGGTTAATTCAGCCAGTATGAATGGAGAAAACAAGACTGACTCTTCTAAAAGCG ACACGACGTTGGAGACGAAGCCTGCAACAAATG GTAAAGATATGTCTGAAGAGTTAAAAATACACAAGGCTCCCGAG ATTGATGTGTTAAACTGTACCACAGTGAAAGTGTCATGGAGTGGACAAGTTAATAACAACAGTCATCTCACAGGATGCAACTTTGATCTGCAAATGTTCTCCAAAACATCACCTTATCATTCAATTTATAG TGGCACAGATAAAGAGTTTACCATTAAAGACCTCAAACCAGGGACACAGTATAAGTTTAG agTCCAAGCTGAGAAAGATGATGAAAAAGGGGAGTTTTCACCGGAGGTCACTTGTGATATGCCCTGCTCTGTGCCATCAACACCTGCACAGCCTTACcttgggaataaaacaaaaaccagTTTCACTATTAAGTGGACA ACCCCATCAGATAATGGATCACCAATCACACTCTACAGGCTGGAGTGGAACAAAGGTGAAAAGGGAGGTGCTTACACAGAAGTGTATTGTGGACCCCAGCGACAGTTTAAACTTTCTCACAAGCTTCCCCCGGCAACACCATGCTCATTCAGATTACAAGCTGTGAATGGCATTGGAGCAAG TAAGTTCAGCAAGGAGTTAAAGTGTGTATCCAGTGCAGGGGTGCCATCGGCACCTGAGCCTCCTAAGATGGACAAAGCAGGTGTTAACTCCATTAACTTGTCATGGAGTAAGCCAGAATCAAAAGGAG CTGAGATAACTGAGTATTTGGTGGAAATGGAAGATGACTCTACG GGTTATGGTTTCCGTGTAGTATATCGAGGAATAGAAAATTACTGTGTCATAGAAAAGCTGCAGAGAAATACTTTTTACAAATTTAGG CTTCTGGCTTCTAACTCGCAAGGAAAAAGCAAGTGGAGTGATACTGCTATATTTGGTACACATCCTGAAAAGCCAG GTCCACCATCTGATCTTGTTCTTGTAGGCAAAGTCCGAACGTCAGGGTTCACTGTCTCATGGG ACCCGCCATCAGACACAGGAGGTTCTGATATCACCACTCATGTGTTACAAGCAGATGTTGGAAAAG GAGGAGAGTTTAAAGAGGTGTACAGAGGGCTAGAATGTGAACATACCTTTAGTGGATTGTCCCCTGGACACCTGTATAGGATTCGTGCTGCAGCAGTTAGTGATGGGGGCACAAGTGAG TGGTGTAAGGTTATGAAAGTGAGAACATTACCAGTGATTCCTGGACAAGCAAACCCACCAGTGCTCTCCAAAGCTCACAAGCCTCAACCTAACACTCTGGATCTCCGCTGGG ATCCACCTGACTATGATGGAGGTGCTGCAATATCTGGCTATGTCCTTGAAATGGAGAATCCAGGAACAAAAG AGTTTAGAGAAATTCACCATCTTATGGACAATGTTTGTACAGTGCGTGGTCTTCTTCCTGGCAAAACATACTCATTTAGAGTAAAAGCATTAAATGACGCTGGG GTGGGCAAAGTATCAGTTGTGTCCCACATCACTACTGCCCCAGGCCCCCCTGATTCAccaagagagcctgatacagtCTGCCGCTCAGCTGCTGCAATCAATGTTTCTTGGGAG TCCCCAGCAGAAAATGGCACGCCTGTAACAGGCTATAGTTTAGAGTGGATGGAGGATGAAACCTTTGTTGAG CTCTATAGCGGACCAGACAAAAGCTGTGAAGTTCGTAAAGGAGTTAGCCCAGCCAGCTTTTATTACTTCAGAGTTAAG GCCCTCAGTGCAGCTGGCCCTAGTCCCTGGAGTGCAGTCAGTACTTGTCAAACACCACCTGCCTCTCCTTCTGTTGTAACATCTATCAAAATT GTACAACAGTCTTCCTCTCATGTGCGCCTGTGCTGGAGACATCCTGGGAACAATGGTGCTGTTATTACGTCATACAATATAGAGGTGGCAGGTTGTAAGAATATCAGCTTTGATGTGGTGGCAGGTTCAGAAGAAGAGACTCCTGCTGTTCAGGAGTATGACATCACTGATCTTCAGCCCAACACTTTGTACAG CTCTACCGTGTTTGCTTCAACTGGTGACCTCCCTCCACCAGCTCCGCTGTTAGAACTCGCCACTGCTTCTTATCAGAGTCTGAAATTGAGGTGGACGTCACGCAATACGGGCAGCAAGACGGGTGTAGCTGGCGTGACATACACTCTGCAGATGTTGGACAAAAATGGCAG TTTCTCTACTGTGTTTAACGGTGCAACGACGTCACACAAAGTTGGAAAACTACAGGAGAGGACTGAGTACCAGTTCCGTATCCAAGCGAGTAACGAGGCGGGACCTGGGTCCTTTTCTGATACCGTGTCCTTTGTAACTACTGCGCAGCCTCCAAATACTGTGAAAA CGCTTGTGGCAGATGCTTCGACACCTTCCTCGATTTCGCTTCGCTGGGATCCTGTACAAGTTGTCAAAAGAGGAGAAAGCGTTGAATATTTATTACAAAGTCAGTGCGGTGGAAAAGATCAAGATTTTGTTCAG ATTTATCAAGGACCGAACACAAAATTCGAGTACAACTCGATCCCAGCCTCCTCTGAAGTTCGCTTCCGAGTTTGCGCAGTACGAATGATGAATGGTGGAGACCAATCCCCTATCCCCGTCAAGGGTGTCTTCTCATCTGTGACGTCAGCAAGGAGCTTTACTGtccgaaaaaagaaaatttcggAGAGCAGCGCAGCCGACAGTGACCAAGAACCGGAAGTAAAGGAGACCATCAGAATATCCTTAACAGACAAACAGTGGGCAGTAATCTTCTTTAGTGGTTTCTCTCTGTTGGCAATCGCTGTAGTCCTGTTACTACCTTCTTTGTTTGGAGTCTCAGACTAG